The genomic segment CATACTCTGTGCGGGAGTTTCGGCTCCTGACACTCAGGACAAATTGAGACGCTTGTCAACTGTATCTTCCAGTTTGCGCGTCTTTTGTCTCTTCTGGCTTTACAATGTCGTGATTTTGGATTTGGCATTTTTTACTCCTTTCGTGTTTTTAGCAATTCTTTGAATTTTTCAAGAGGAGCGAGCCTCGGGTCAATTTCCTTTTTCCCGCAGGCGCATGCTCCTTCGTTTAAATTTATCCCGCATCCAGGGCA from the Nitrospirota bacterium genome contains:
- the rpmF gene encoding 50S ribosomal protein L32, with protein sequence MPNPKSRHCKARRDKRRANWKIQLTSVSICPECQEPKLPHRVCMSCGTYNGKKILEVVEKETV